The following proteins are encoded in a genomic region of Zea mays cultivar B73 chromosome 9, Zm-B73-REFERENCE-NAM-5.0, whole genome shotgun sequence:
- the LOC100276273 gene encoding Protein DMP2 — protein sequence MAAPRSLADRALRGVADLIKLLPSGTVFLFQFLSPLASNNGHCATLNKALSGALVALCGASCAFSCFTDSYVGADGRVYYGVVTRRGLRTFTPDPDAAARDLSAYRLRAGDFAHAALSLLVFATLALLDADTVACLYPALELAEPTMMAVLPPVVGAVAGYVFMVFPNNRHGVGYQPTPATEDFQHKY from the coding sequence ATGGCGGCGCCACGGAGCCTGGCGGACCGCGCGCTGCGCGGCGTGGCGGACCTGATAAAGCTGCTCCCGAGCGGCACGGTGTTCCTGTTCCAGTTCCTGAGCCCGCTGGCGAGCAACAACGGGCACTGCGCCACGCTGAACAAGGCGCTGAGCGGGGCGCTGGTGGCGCTGTGCGGCGCCTCCTGCGCCTTCTCCTGCTTCACCGACAGCTACGTGGGCGCGGACGGGCGCGTGTACTACGGCGTGGTGACGCGGCGGGGCCTGCGCACCTTCACGCCCGACCCGGACGCCGCCGCCCGGGACCTGTCGGCGTACCGCCTCCGCGCCGGCGACTTCGCGCACGCCGCGCTCTCGCTGCTCGTCTTCGCCACCCTCGCGCTCCTCGACGCCGACACCGTCGCCTGCCTCTACCCGGCGCTGGAGCTCGCCGAGCCCACCATGATGGCCGTGCTCCCGCCCGTCGTCGGCGCCGTCGCGGGCTACGTCTTCATGGTGTTCCCCAACAACCGGCACGGCGTCGGGTACCAGCCCACGCCCGCCACCGAGGACTTCCAGCACAAATACTAG